One genomic segment of Stigmatella erecta includes these proteins:
- a CDS encoding MogA/MoaB family molybdenum cofactor biosynthesis protein, translated as MSAFVVTCSDSRDAARDESGQALRGGLEAAGHTVCGYKVVKDEPEAIRAALAEAAGAGARAVLFNGGTGIGRRDSTVETLRALFEKELPGFGELFRALSFQQIGSAAMMSRATAGTYQGMIVFVMPGSPQAVRLALEALILPELGHAARELTR; from the coding sequence GTGAGCGCCTTCGTCGTGACGTGCTCGGACAGCCGGGACGCGGCGCGGGACGAGAGCGGGCAGGCCCTGCGGGGAGGCCTGGAGGCCGCCGGCCACACGGTCTGTGGCTACAAGGTCGTGAAGGACGAGCCGGAGGCGATCCGGGCGGCGCTGGCCGAGGCGGCGGGGGCGGGGGCGCGGGCGGTGCTCTTCAACGGAGGCACCGGCATCGGCCGGCGGGACTCCACGGTGGAGACGCTGCGGGCGCTGTTCGAGAAGGAGCTGCCCGGCTTCGGGGAGCTGTTCCGGGCGCTCTCGTTCCAGCAGATCGGCAGCGCGGCGATGATGTCGCGGGCGACGGCGGGGACGTACCAGGGGATGATCGTCTTCGTGATGCCCGGCTCGCCCCAGGCGGTGCGCCTGGCGCTGGAGGCGCTGATTCTGCCGGAGCTGGGACACGCAGCGCGCGAGCTGACCCGCTGA
- a CDS encoding Rieske (2Fe-2S) protein, which produces MKIKLGPADFSEKEMRGYEVGNRNVCVAKINGRYKGLDDWCNHAGCLLSGGRLEDNLVICPCHEVGFDMDTGKNETSPGIADDQPVVAVEVQDGQLVIDDPWAK; this is translated from the coding sequence ATGAAGATCAAGCTGGGGCCGGCGGACTTCTCCGAGAAGGAGATGCGTGGCTACGAGGTGGGGAACCGCAACGTGTGCGTCGCCAAGATCAACGGGCGCTACAAGGGGCTCGATGACTGGTGCAACCACGCGGGCTGCCTGCTGTCGGGCGGCCGCCTCGAGGACAACCTGGTCATCTGTCCCTGCCATGAAGTCGGCTTTGACATGGATACGGGCAAGAACGAGACGTCCCCGGGCATCGCCGACGATCAGCCCGTGGTGGCCGTCGAGGTGCAGGACGGACAGCTCGTCATCGACGACCCCTGGGCGAAATAA
- a CDS encoding AHH domain-containing protein, translating to MILRMLWRLNALIVAFLVACSGISRIPVVEDTGQGEVIVHIPRAADLQPVVLEEEEFEQAMRQLAREVRLTGTPRQTAERMFQIDPQSGNYLYLPRDRKLVPTGLGEPWDGTLTKADLEMAERYRVWCQRVHTFYGDCLGGALVGGRYLDMHGRYVWALALSKSPVLDEMKKALGGMVEFRALMSAALFTFGYMLVILALNPVAPALVAVVGLGMLLYVGYDTIHNLVMGWLELMDAVKAATSFEHIRDAGERFGKSIGRESARAFAMLLMAAVGRTAHQFAARVPTLPGSAQAAMQAESQAAIRLPALGAVEEIALTTEGVNVTMPATAVAMAARGGGSKAPCVETHHIATICNDKSTARGGQWTPRFRRIFARAGMTLDDPANRMPLLGHYGPHPERYHQIVHKELADATAACRSVAACRARLKEALKELAKEIATPGTELNRIVTRQPPR from the coding sequence ATGATTCTGCGGATGCTGTGGAGGCTCAACGCGCTGATTGTCGCGTTCCTCGTGGCGTGCAGCGGCATCTCGCGGATCCCTGTTGTCGAGGATACCGGCCAGGGGGAGGTCATCGTCCACATTCCCCGCGCGGCGGACCTGCAACCCGTCGTCTTGGAGGAGGAGGAATTCGAGCAGGCCATGAGGCAACTGGCGCGCGAAGTGCGGCTGACAGGTACACCGCGCCAGACGGCGGAGAGGATGTTTCAGATCGATCCTCAAAGCGGGAACTACCTCTACCTGCCGAGGGATAGGAAGCTGGTGCCAACGGGGCTGGGCGAGCCCTGGGATGGCACGTTGACCAAAGCAGACCTGGAGATGGCGGAGCGCTACCGGGTCTGGTGCCAGCGTGTGCACACCTTCTATGGGGACTGTCTCGGGGGCGCGCTGGTGGGTGGGCGCTACCTGGACATGCACGGCCGCTATGTCTGGGCGCTGGCCCTGAGCAAAAGCCCGGTGCTGGACGAGATGAAGAAGGCGCTGGGCGGGATGGTGGAGTTCCGGGCGCTCATGAGCGCAGCCCTCTTCACCTTTGGCTACATGCTGGTGATCCTCGCGCTCAATCCCGTGGCGCCAGCGCTGGTGGCGGTGGTGGGTCTCGGAATGCTCCTGTACGTGGGCTACGACACAATCCACAACCTCGTGATGGGTTGGCTCGAATTGATGGACGCGGTGAAGGCCGCCACCTCCTTCGAGCACATTCGCGATGCGGGCGAGCGCTTCGGAAAGAGCATCGGGCGCGAATCGGCGCGCGCGTTCGCCATGCTGCTGATGGCGGCGGTTGGACGGACGGCGCATCAATTCGCGGCGAGGGTGCCGACGCTGCCCGGCTCGGCGCAGGCCGCCATGCAGGCCGAGAGTCAGGCCGCGATCCGGCTGCCCGCGCTGGGGGCGGTGGAGGAGATCGCACTGACAACCGAGGGCGTCAACGTCACGATGCCCGCAACCGCGGTGGCGATGGCGGCGCGGGGGGGTGGCAGCAAGGCGCCCTGTGTCGAGACGCACCACATCGCCACCATCTGCAACGACAAGTCCACGGCTCGCGGTGGCCAATGGACACCGCGCTTCCGTCGCATCTTTGCTAGAGCGGGAATGACACTGGATGATCCGGCGAACAGGATGCCTCTGCTGGGACACTACGGGCCGCACCCCGAGCGGTATCACCAGATCGTCCACAAGGAACTCGCCGATGCAACGGCGGCCTGTCGCAGCGTTGCCGCGTGCCGTGCGAGGCTGAAGGAGGCCCTCAAGGAACTGGCGAAGGAAATCGCCACTCCAGGAACAGAGCTGAACCGAATCGTTACCCGGCAGCCACCGCGCTAA
- the polX gene encoding DNA polymerase/3'-5' exonuclease PolX, translating to MTPPDKDSVIQVLRNLSLLLQLKGENTFKVRAYDTAADRLAGTSHDLKTLVQDGRLQELPGIGQGLAEKITELVTTGKLGFYEELKAEYPPGVLEMLKLPDVGPKKVIALWNELKVGSVADLERACREGRVRELKGFGAKSEAKILEGIALHQRAQGKRKLLGDVLPTVDTLLERLKAVPGVVRVSPAGSVRRRAETVGDVDLLASAPEAGPVLDALANAPGVAVVLGKGESKCSVRMVQEDLQVDLRVLPDEDFATALHHFTGSKSHHVRLRGLGQDRGLKISEWGVHQADGTKLPVPDEAALYRLLGMQYVPPELREDTGEIEAALEGTLPEDLISLEDVLGVVHCHSTWSDGKHTLEEMARAAKAMGLQYLTVTEHSQTSIYAGGLKEDDLKRQWEEIDRVNEAVPGFRLLKGIEVDILETGALDYSDSLLEQLEVVIGSIHIRHSMNEDQMTKRLLNAMDRPGLNILGHPTGRLIHERDPYPVRMEEVLDKAAERGVVVEVNGKPARLDLKTEHVRQAIQRGVKLVVSADAHKKEDLRHLAFSVATARRGWARKGDILNTLPADQFISKLKALRLQ from the coding sequence GTGACTCCGCCCGACAAAGATTCCGTCATCCAGGTGCTCCGCAACCTCTCCCTGCTCCTTCAGCTCAAGGGGGAGAACACCTTCAAGGTCCGCGCGTACGACACCGCCGCCGACCGCCTGGCGGGCACCTCCCACGACCTGAAGACCCTGGTCCAGGACGGCCGCCTGCAAGAGCTGCCAGGCATCGGCCAAGGGCTCGCCGAGAAGATTACCGAGCTGGTCACCACCGGAAAGCTGGGCTTCTACGAGGAGCTGAAGGCCGAGTACCCCCCGGGGGTCCTGGAGATGCTGAAGCTGCCGGACGTGGGGCCCAAGAAGGTCATCGCCCTGTGGAACGAGCTGAAGGTGGGCAGCGTGGCCGACCTGGAGCGGGCCTGCCGCGAGGGCCGCGTGCGGGAACTCAAGGGCTTTGGCGCCAAGAGCGAGGCGAAGATTCTGGAGGGCATCGCCCTGCACCAGCGCGCCCAGGGCAAGCGCAAGCTCCTGGGGGACGTGCTGCCCACGGTGGACACGCTGCTGGAGCGGCTGAAGGCCGTGCCCGGGGTGGTGCGCGTCAGCCCCGCGGGCAGCGTGCGCCGCCGGGCGGAGACGGTGGGCGATGTGGACCTGCTGGCCTCGGCGCCCGAGGCGGGGCCGGTGCTCGATGCCCTGGCCAACGCCCCCGGCGTGGCCGTGGTGCTGGGCAAAGGGGAGAGCAAGTGCTCCGTGCGCATGGTGCAGGAGGACCTCCAGGTGGACCTGCGCGTGCTGCCGGACGAGGACTTCGCCACCGCCCTGCACCACTTCACCGGCTCCAAGTCCCACCATGTGCGCCTCCGGGGGCTGGGACAGGACCGGGGGCTGAAAATCAGCGAGTGGGGCGTGCACCAGGCGGATGGGACGAAGCTGCCCGTGCCGGACGAGGCGGCGCTCTACCGGCTGCTGGGCATGCAGTACGTCCCCCCGGAGCTGCGCGAGGACACCGGCGAAATCGAGGCGGCCCTGGAAGGCACGCTGCCCGAGGACCTGATTTCGCTGGAGGACGTGCTCGGCGTGGTGCACTGCCACAGCACGTGGTCCGACGGGAAGCACACCCTGGAGGAGATGGCGCGCGCGGCCAAGGCGATGGGGCTCCAGTACCTCACCGTCACCGAGCACAGCCAGACGTCCATCTACGCCGGCGGGCTCAAGGAGGATGACCTCAAGCGCCAGTGGGAGGAGATCGACCGCGTGAACGAGGCCGTCCCCGGCTTCCGGCTCCTCAAGGGCATCGAAGTGGACATCCTGGAGACGGGCGCGCTCGACTACAGCGACAGCCTGCTGGAGCAGCTGGAAGTGGTGATTGGCTCCATCCACATCCGCCACAGCATGAACGAGGACCAGATGACCAAGCGGCTCCTCAATGCCATGGACCGCCCGGGGCTCAACATCCTCGGCCACCCCACCGGCCGCCTCATCCACGAGCGCGACCCGTACCCGGTGCGCATGGAGGAGGTGCTCGACAAGGCCGCCGAGCGCGGGGTGGTGGTGGAGGTGAATGGCAAGCCGGCCCGGCTGGACCTCAAGACCGAGCACGTGCGGCAAGCCATCCAGCGCGGGGTGAAGCTCGTGGTGAGCGCGGATGCGCACAAGAAGGAGGACTTGCGGCACCTCGCCTTCTCGGTGGCCACGGCCCGCCGGGGCTGGGCGCGCAAGGGGGACATCCTCAACACCCTGCCCGCCGACCAGTTCATCTCCAAGCTCAAGGCCCTGCGGCTGCAGTGA
- a CDS encoding TIGR02757 family protein, whose protein sequence is MNKRSRGEGLSVQAAGRLRPLLESFLASTDTRARMGFDPVEFPHRYAHPRDIEVSALLAASLAYGRADLFRPKVDGLLRRMGASPAAFVQALTVEGARELLDGFVYRFNVGTDVAVLLLGMGQALRKHGSLEALFVQGREAHGTVHGALSHLTAALRDVPMAPLRRALGPERGLHHLLPSPLGAGAAKRLNLYLRWMVRGPDTVDFGIWKRVPPSTLVIPLDTHIGRISQHLGLTRRTDLSWRTAEEVTASLRLLDAADPVRYDFALCHYGMSGVCPAQPVVENCAKCVLLPTCAVGPRLVRRPAPSARP, encoded by the coding sequence ATGAACAAGCGTTCCCGGGGGGAGGGACTGTCGGTGCAGGCGGCCGGGCGCTTGCGCCCGCTCCTGGAGTCCTTCCTGGCCTCGACGGACACGCGGGCCCGGATGGGGTTCGATCCCGTGGAGTTCCCGCACCGCTACGCCCACCCGCGCGACATCGAGGTGAGCGCGCTGCTGGCGGCCTCGCTGGCCTATGGGCGCGCGGACCTGTTCCGCCCCAAGGTGGATGGGCTGCTGCGCCGCATGGGCGCCTCGCCCGCGGCGTTCGTCCAGGCGCTGACGGTGGAGGGGGCGCGCGAGCTGCTCGACGGCTTCGTGTACCGCTTCAACGTGGGCACGGACGTGGCGGTGCTGCTGCTGGGCATGGGCCAGGCGCTCCGGAAGCACGGAAGCCTGGAGGCGCTCTTCGTCCAGGGCCGGGAGGCCCACGGCACGGTGCATGGGGCGCTGAGCCACCTCACGGCGGCGCTCCGGGACGTGCCCATGGCGCCGCTGCGGCGTGCGCTGGGTCCGGAGCGGGGCCTGCACCACCTGCTGCCCTCGCCCCTGGGGGCGGGGGCCGCGAAGCGGCTCAACCTCTACCTGCGGTGGATGGTGCGCGGGCCGGACACGGTGGACTTCGGCATCTGGAAGCGGGTGCCCCCGTCCACGCTGGTCATCCCGCTGGACACCCACATCGGGCGCATCTCCCAGCACCTGGGGCTCACCCGGCGCACGGACCTGAGCTGGCGCACGGCGGAGGAGGTGACGGCGTCGCTGCGGCTGCTGGATGCGGCGGACCCTGTCCGGTACGACTTCGCGCTGTGCCACTACGGGATGAGCGGCGTGTGCCCGGCCCAGCCCGTGGTGGAGAACTGCGCGAAGTGCGTGCTGCTGCCCACGTGCGCGGTGGGGCCCCGGCTGGTGCGGCGCCCGGCCCCGTCCGCGCGCCCCTGA